Below is a genomic region from Persicimonas caeni.
CAGGTTGAAGCAGAGCTTTCTGAGTTTCACAACGTCAGGAAAAAAATCACTGAGCAACTGAAGATGCTCCACGAGTACCGCCAATCGCTCATCACCAGCGCCGTCACCGGCCAGGTCGAAATCCAAATCGAGTCTGGCGCGGCGGAAGTTTACGGAGTTGGTGAGCGAAGTTTGGTGCCGGCTAGCGAATGATTGCTGTAGATGGAGTAGCTGTCTTGATGTGACTTTGGTCGAGCACGCGCGGATTCGGGAGGGATGCTGCATGCCCGAGAATGCCGCAGGAGGGATGCATGAAGAAGAATGAACGACTGCTTCGCCTTTACGAGCTATTGTCTGAGGCGGCGGCACAAGAGCGTGAGTTCACAATTCATGAGGCGATTAAACGCATCGGCTATAAGAAGTCGACTATCAAGACCTACCTGAGCAAGAAGCTGCATTCCTACGTTAACCAATCGGCTTCGAACTCGGACTCTTACCGCATCGCAGCTCCGCTTCCGAAGTCCGAAGAGGCATTCTTGAGCCTCATGACTCAGCGTGCCAAAGCTCCTCCAACGAAGGAAGAGAACCTTGCCGCAAGTCTACTGGAACGCAGCCGTGATGCTTTCACCGGTAACCGACCGGCAGACCTCGTTCTTGAGCACCTGAGCCCCTCCCCAGCATAATCTGTGCGTCACTCACGCTAAAGGAGTCACGCATGGCATCCCCGAAGAGACGCGGCCGCCCATTCTGGTCGTCCCTCGTTCAGAAGTACGAGCAGTCCAGCGACATCACCCAGAAGGAATTCGCCCAGAAGTACGGTGTACGCACCGACACCTTCCGAAGCTGGCTGTACCGGCTGCGCCGCGAAGAAGCATCCACAGCCGGCCCATCCGCACCTCGATTTATCGAAGTCGACACCAGCCAGGTCGACCCATCGCCCCAGCAGGTCACGCTCGAGCTCGGAGAGTTGCGTTTGCATTTGACCGCGCTGCCCGACCCGGGATGGCTGGCTGAGCTCGCTGCACTCAAGGAGGCGAGCTCATGCTGACCTTACCCAGAGGAGTGCGCATCTATCTCGCCCGCGAGCCGGTCGACATGCGCAAGGGCATCGACGGTCTGAGCGCTTTGGTTCGCCAGTTCGGCGAAGACGTCTTTTCCGGCCACCTTTTCGTGTTCATCTCCAAGCGAGGCGACAGACTCAAGATTCTGACCTGGGACACCGGCGGCTTCGTCGTCTTCTACAAGCGTCTGGAGAAGGGCACCTTCAAGCGACCCAAAATCGCTGCGGCCGACGCGACCCTTCGACTCGACGCAGCCCAGCTCACACTTCTTTTGGAGGGCATCGACTTTAGCCGACTTCGACGCCCGAAATTGTGGCAGCCGCCGGAAACCAGAAATGCGAGCTAAGGGATCGACATCCGATCACTTCTGTGATCTAACCTGCTCTATGGCCGAGCGGATCGACATCCCGACCCCAGAAGACATCCAGAAGCTCGATGGTGCGAGCGCTCGGGGTCTTCTGCGTCAGCTCGCCGCGCTCATTGCCACGCTCTACGCGCTCATCGACGACTTGCGCGAGACGATCGCTCGCCAGAGCCATCAGCTCGAGCAGTTTCAACGGGCGATGTTTGGAAGCTCGTCGGAGCGACTGCCGTCGCTGAAGACCCAGCTTCGAAAGAAGCAAGCGCGCCGGGAGACTGCCGAGCAGAAAAAGGAGCGGCTGCACAGGGCGCAAAAGCGGCGCGAGAAAAACGCCGAGAAGAAGCGAAAGGCCGCGCGCAAAGAGGTGGTCGAGCATCCCATCGTCGAGCCCAATTGCCACGGCTGCGGCCGACACTCCCACCAAGCAAGCCCGCTGGCCGATGCGGTCAGCTACGAATACGAGTACGTGCCGGCGCATTTCGTGCGCCGTGAGCACCGCCAGCATCGCGCGGTGTGCGAGTGCGGCGAGTTTCTGTACGGCCAAACGCCTCAGCGGGTCTGCGAGGGCGGGATGTACGGGCCGGGGCTGCACGCCAACGTGGTGGTGTCCAAGTGTGCCGACAGCCTGCCCATCGAGCGGCAGGCAAAGCGGCTTCGCCGCGTCGGTATCCCGATGAACAAGAGCACGCTTTTGGACCTGTACCACCGCACCGCCTGGCTGTTGCGGCCGCTGTGGGCCTACTTGGTCGGCGACGTCGCCCAGAGCGCGGACGTCTCGGCCGACGAGACCCCGATTCGGGTGCAGGCCAAGGGAAAATGCCGGCGCGGATGGATGTGGACGTTTATCGCGGGCAAAAAGATAAGCTACGTTTACAGCCCGTCTCGCGGCGGCGAAACCCCGGTGCAGGTGCTCGGCGGGACCACCGGCACCCTGCAGGTCGACGGCTACACCGGCTATAACAAGGTGACCTGTCCGAGCGGCCGCGAGCGCGCCGGCTGCTGGGCACACGTGCGCCGCAAATTCTTCGAAGCGCGCTCCACGGCCCCTGTGGAGGCCGACCACATGATGTCTCAGATTTTGGAGCTCTATGGGGTGGAGTATCTTGCGGCAGACGAGCCAGTTATCGGAAGTAAGCCACATTTGCTGCTTACGCTGCGCCAGACGAAGAGCACAAAGATAATCGGCGGTATTTTTGAGTGGCTCGATGTCCAAAAGCCGCTGCATCCGCCCAAGAGCCCGCTGGGCCGCGCCATCAACTACACGCTCAAGCAGCGCGAGGCGCTCAGCGTCTTTCTGAACAATGCGCAGGTCAGCCTCGACAACAACCTGAGCGAGCGAAACCTGCGGCTCATCGCGCTGGGCCGAAAGAACTTTCTCTTCGTCGGAAATGATCAGGCCGGCGAGAACTTGGCCATCCTGCAATCGCTCGTGGCGACCTGCATCGCCAACGACGTCAACCCCCAGGACTACCTGGCCGACGTCTTGATGCGCATCCAAGACCATCCTCAGTCAGCCATTTCGGAGCTGATGCCGTACAACTGGGAGCCTCAGGATTGAGATGCGGGGCGGGTTTGCGGTAGGGTTGAGCTATGCAACGATGTCTGCCAGTCGGTTACCTTGCGACTATGGTTGCATCATCCCGAACTTCTCCGGTGAAAATGAGGATGGGTAATGATTGGAAAGCACTTCAGTGAGACAGGTCTGCTGCGCGTGCGAATGGGGACGCGCCTCTGGATTCTCCTGATTCTACTGGCGCCTCTCACCGGTGGATGTGGACCAGATGATCCCGAGACCTGGGTGACGTACCTGAGTTCCGGCTCGTTCGAACGGTATGACGAGGTTGAGATCCTGCCCATCGGCAGTCAAATTGAGCTGCAGTATTTTCGAGAAGGTTCCGAAGGGAAGGGGTTTCCTCTGAGACTCGAATGGGTGCGATCGAGTGCACCACACGTGATACGGGTCGTCGAGTATTCTCGCGCGGAACCGCCTTACACGCCGACTTTGGGACAAGGAATCATTGTTCTCGAGGCTGTTTCACCTGGAAAGGCGACGATCGAGATGAAAGGGTCCTCCCACTCCGATATTTTTTCGGGAGGTACATTGTCGATCGAAATAGAGGTCGCCAAACCAGCAAAGCTGACCTTCGTAAAGGGTCGCTGCTTGCAAGGAGATGCCATCCTCCCAGGGCAGCCCCTGCGTATCGCGTATGACTTGTTCGACGGGCGGGATCGAGCCCTCTACGAGCACGATACTGGACGTTTTTATCGTTTCGAACCGGAAGATGCCGTTGGAACTGGCGGTTTTGGCTATATGGCTATACGCCCTGCCCACGTCACGGTACGATCTCGCGTAGATGACTCAACCATCGGATTCCAAATTCACCCCGAATCCAGCATCACCAGCGCATCGCTCGCTGCCACTCGCGATACTGACCGCTTCTTGATTGGCAACTCGAATTATTTAGCCATTACGGCAAACGTATTGGGAAAGAGTGCGTGCTCCCACATCAATACGAACGTTGTCTCCAACACAGTCACAAACCTAACACCCACCGTCTGCGCGCATGTGAAGGCGTCGGGCAGTCAATTCCGAGTAGACTTCCAGCAGCCGGGGCAGTGCAAGATCGACTTCGCCTTGCCGAATGCACGGGGTGGTGAGGGGATTACGCTCCGATATGAGGCCGAAGTAGAAAGCACACACCACGATGGAAATACAAACTGAGACAAGAAATAGGATGCGAGGAACGTAATGACGGAAAACACGAGAAGAGCAATCGCTGTACTATTTCTTGTCTTTGCAAGTGCGTCCTGCTCGAATTCAGACGGAGAACACCTAAACGTACCTTCTGACGATGATCTCCGTGATTTCGCCGCAACGCGCACCTCTAAGCTTACGGGATCGGAAGCGCTGGACGACGACGACAATGATGGGGTTAAGAATGAATTCGATGAATGCGCGACCCCTATATTAATCGACGGTCCTTGGGGAGTAATCATGCCAAGGGTCGGAGCCAATGGCTGTGAAGAAGCAGCTATGCCACACGTTTGCCGTGGTGACACAGCACCTCCGCGCCATGTATTAGGAAGTCAAGAGGAAGGCAATTTTATTATGGGCGCGAAGGTTCGACGACGCACTCTAGAAGGTCATACTGTTTTTGAGGTTCGCCTCCCAGGCGGAATGGACGTCGACCTAGAAGAAAAATGCCCACGATTCACGGGTGGCGTTGTCGGTGTGTTTTCAATTGGGAAGAAGTTTCCAATTTGGACTTGCAAGACGCGAGAGGTCCCACAGCAGTGGCCGAACGATCCTGGGACTGGCTCATATAATCGACAAGCTCGGATAGACGATCTCAACCCATGTTATTTTGATCCGGCAGCGTTTGGAATTAGTGAGAGTGAGGTCCAAGATGCTCTGAAGAGCGGGATTCGCGTGTTTCTGAACTTCGTCGCGGAGGATGCTGCGGGGAATACTCTCAGAACTCACATCGGAGAGGGTACATTGGATTCCAAGACATGTCAGTTGTCGCTCTTGCGAGATAAATATGGAGAGCTAGCAACTACTTCGACCGAATCGTGCTCGTCCTATTGTGATAGTCCAGCAGAGATTAAGGTAGCCACCGTCAGCACAGAAGGACCAGATATTGAATCAACAACGGCAGTTCTTCCTCGTCCAACCTTTTCCGTCGTGGTGTTGGGAGAAATTGCTTATGATTCGGGCTGCGGCTCACCTCAGATGGGGGGGTTCTTGAAAAATCTGACTGTCGCTGGACGAACAGAGGTCTCCCCTGATGAGCAAGTGTACTGCAAGAGCGAAATCAACGGAACAAAATTTGAGGTGCGCTGTGACGTGAGGGTGCGCAACCTCGTTGTTAAGCACGATGTCCAAGAGCGGATTCTTGGAGATTTAAATGTCTATCTCCGAGTTGGAGACACGGCCAGAACAGTGCCACTTTCTTTTGATCAGGTTCTGTAATGCATCGAACTAAGAGCAGGATGTCGTACACTTCGACACTCGGGCAGTGGGGAGTGGCCTTCTTCTCTCTGATTCAAGTGGTAATTGCCTTAACTACAAGCGTTGGCTGCAGTGACGCCAATAGCCCGATGTCGCGCGATGGTGGATTCGAGACCGATGCGAAGGCCCAACCGGATGATACGTGGCAAATTCCGGATCCTTTTGCCGAAGTAGACAGAGCCCCACTTGACGAGGACTTACATGAACGAAAGCGTTTTCTGGGGGCTGTAGCCTCTTCCGGGAGTCACGCATTTGCTGTCTCTGTTTCGCTGGAAGACCGGGTAGACTATCGGCTACTGGTCTATGACATTGACGGCGATTCTCCTAGACTTGTTGGCAAGGCGCTCACCTCCAATCAACCCACAGACATCGTGGTTGCTGATGGCCTCGCATATCTTGTGACCAATGCCACAGGGATAGATGAACCCTCGCTCATCATTTACGATGTTACAAACCCTGCGGAGCCTCGCTGGTATGGAAAAGCTAGTCTATCGGGTATTGACCCATCGGGTAACGACTGCTTAGACGAACGTTCGTCACCCGAACTGCACCTCCAGGTGCTTGAAGAGCATGCTTACATCGGGTGTAGTTTCGGAATTGCTGTGGTTGACATCTCTGAGCCGAGCGAGCCCGAAGTTTCCGACGTGGTGTCAATGCCAGCACACGTGCTTCGGCTTGGCGCCTTTTTGCGCGAGTGGGATGGCAGAGCACAACACTTGGTGTTACCGCTGTTGAATGGCAATAGCGAGGTGCCGGTTTATCTTGTGAATGATGGGGAGTTGCGCGAGATGGCCCCTCCGCTCACGTTGGATTTCGAGCTGTCATCAGGTACTCGGCTGGCCACACACATACCACCTACGCTAGGACAGATAGACTATAGCCACGTCAATGTAGCCTTTTCGGGCCGAGGAGGTGCACTGGCGTTGAGTGAAGTGGTGGCGTACTCAAGCGACGACAAATACACCCCAGAATCTTATACCGCGACCGATTTGTCGTTTACGGGACTGCTGAGTGCAGTAGCTGTCGAAGAGGACCAAGTTTACGTTGCCACAGAACCTGGCGGTACCCTCACGGTGCCGACCGTACACCGAGTGTCTTTCTCGGCATTGCGAGATCCGACGGTTGAGGGAGAGGTTGAGCTGGAGCAGTTAAAGACGATCTACGATCTTGTCGTTTCCGCGGATCGAATAATTATCGCCGCCGAAGCTCAGAGCGGGGATGGACTTTCCTTGATTCCCGTGGATGCGTTGTAATCTCTCAGCGCATTTCGGTGTATTGGGCAGTATAGGTTTGTGAGTTTGTGGCGAAGCCTCAATCTTGGTGTTGTCACAGCGAACAAGCCGCTAGAGAAGCCGGGGTTTGTTCGGCCCCGGCTTCGCTGCATCTAGAACGGAATGTCGTCGCCATCGAACTCCGGTACATCGTCGGAGTCGACGGCCGGGGCGTCGTCCTTCTTGTCGAGAAACTCGACCGACTTTGCGAGGACCTGGACGTCACGACGGTTGTTGCCGTCCTCATCTTGCCAGGAATTCGTTTGAAGCTCGCCTTGGATCGCTACATGCGAGCCTTTGGAAAGATACTCGAGGCAGTTTTCGGCGAGGGGACCGAAAGCTACAACGCGGTGCCAGTCAGTTCGCTCCTTTCGTTCGCCGTCTTTGTCAGACCAACGCTTGTTCGTGGCGACGGACAGTCGGCACAACAGGGTGCCGCTATCGAGCTTCTTCGCTTCAGGGTTGGCTCCGAGATGACCAGTCAACATCGCTACATTCATCGTTCTGCTCCATAGGCAGAGGGTTGTGGTGAATGCCCGCCGGCCCATGCCGGCGGGCGGTTTGGCTCACGCTGCGTCCTGCTCCTGAGCAGGTTGCAGGTCCGAGAGAAACTCGGCCGCGTCCTGAGCCTTGCGAGACGCGGTGAAAATCGCGTGTTTGTCTTCTTTGAGAATCCGAATCCAGCTTTTGAGGTAGCGCGCGGGGTCTTTGAGGTCGGCTTCCAGGCCGAGCTCCGCCGAGAGGAACGCGCTTGTCAGTTCAGCCACGAGCTCCTCGGCGGCGTACTTGTCGTCACCGAAGCGACCGGACATGTCGCGGTCGAGGCGGGTGGGGTGACCCGTCCAGTGACCGAGCTCGTGAAGCAGGGTGGTGTAGTAGGCTTCGGGCGACTCGAAGTGGCCGAAATCAGGCATGGTCACTCGGTCTTTCGCGGGGGAGTAAGCCGCGTGTGGCGAACCTTCTTCGATGCGTGCGCCGGTGTTTTTCACGAAGGCTTCCGCCTGCCCAATCCTTTCTTCTTCGCTCAACTGGTGAGCCGGGATGTCCAGCGGCTCGAGGCCGTCAATCTGGTCGCGGTTAAAGACAGTCGAAGTTTTGAGGAAACGGATCGTTCGCTCTTCTTCTTCGCCGTCGTCGGTCTCGATGGTCTTCTTGAACTTGCCCAGGTAGCAGATTTTGACTCCGGACTCGCCTTTGCGGACCTGGCCACCTTCTTTCTGCGCCTGGCGGTAGGTGTACCACTCGTTGGTCGAGTAACCGTTTACGAGTGCGGTGCCCCAGAGCGTCAGGACATTGACGCCGCGGTAGTTGTTGCCGGTGCGGCCGTTTCGAGGAATGCCAGCCGAGGTGGACCAGGGTTGGTGCCAGTCGCCCGCGTCGACTTTCTCGAAGAGGTCGACGATTTGGTCAGTAATAAGTTGGTGTTTGTCCTGTGCCATCGGTGTGTTCCTTGCGCCAAATGAAAAGCTGGCTCGTTGAGACCAGCCGGATGTAAGCGTGTCTGCTCGCCCTTGAGCTGCCTTGTGGGCGGGCCCTTCACCCTTGCGAGGGCCGCACGCGAGGGAGCGGGGGCGATGCAGACGAAAAGCGTGTCCGGCGATGGTCGTGCGATGCCAATCAGCTCTGGCGCTGGAACGGTGTGCGATGGAGGACAACTCACACCTCCTGAAGCTGATACTCTTGACCGTCATGG
It encodes:
- a CDS encoding ArdC family protein, whose protein sequence is MSSIAHRSSARADWHRTTIAGHAFRLHRPRSLACGPRKGEGPAHKAAQGRADTLTSGWSQRASFSFGARNTPMAQDKHQLITDQIVDLFEKVDAGDWHQPWSTSAGIPRNGRTGNNYRGVNVLTLWGTALVNGYSTNEWYTYRQAQKEGGQVRKGESGVKICYLGKFKKTIETDDGEEEERTIRFLKTSTVFNRDQIDGLEPLDIPAHQLSEEERIGQAEAFVKNTGARIEEGSPHAAYSPAKDRVTMPDFGHFESPEAYYTTLLHELGHWTGHPTRLDRDMSGRFGDDKYAAEELVAELTSAFLSAELGLEADLKDPARYLKSWIRILKEDKHAIFTASRKAQDAAEFLSDLQPAQEQDAA
- the tnpC gene encoding IS66 family transposase, coding for MAERIDIPTPEDIQKLDGASARGLLRQLAALIATLYALIDDLRETIARQSHQLEQFQRAMFGSSSERLPSLKTQLRKKQARRETAEQKKERLHRAQKRREKNAEKKRKAARKEVVEHPIVEPNCHGCGRHSHQASPLADAVSYEYEYVPAHFVRREHRQHRAVCECGEFLYGQTPQRVCEGGMYGPGLHANVVVSKCADSLPIERQAKRLRRVGIPMNKSTLLDLYHRTAWLLRPLWAYLVGDVAQSADVSADETPIRVQAKGKCRRGWMWTFIAGKKISYVYSPSRGGETPVQVLGGTTGTLQVDGYTGYNKVTCPSGRERAGCWAHVRRKFFEARSTAPVEADHMMSQILELYGVEYLAADEPVIGSKPHLLLTLRQTKSTKIIGGIFEWLDVQKPLHPPKSPLGRAINYTLKQREALSVFLNNAQVSLDNNLSERNLRLIALGRKNFLFVGNDQAGENLAILQSLVATCIANDVNPQDYLADVLMRIQDHPQSAISELMPYNWEPQD
- a CDS encoding LVIVD repeat-containing protein, producing MAFFSLIQVVIALTTSVGCSDANSPMSRDGGFETDAKAQPDDTWQIPDPFAEVDRAPLDEDLHERKRFLGAVASSGSHAFAVSVSLEDRVDYRLLVYDIDGDSPRLVGKALTSNQPTDIVVADGLAYLVTNATGIDEPSLIIYDVTNPAEPRWYGKASLSGIDPSGNDCLDERSSPELHLQVLEEHAYIGCSFGIAVVDISEPSEPEVSDVVSMPAHVLRLGAFLREWDGRAQHLVLPLLNGNSEVPVYLVNDGELREMAPPLTLDFELSSGTRLATHIPPTLGQIDYSHVNVAFSGRGGALALSEVVAYSSDDKYTPESYTATDLSFTGLLSAVAVEEDQVYVATEPGGTLTVPTVHRVSFSALRDPTVEGEVELEQLKTIYDLVVSADRIIIAAEAQSGDGLSLIPVDAL
- a CDS encoding single-stranded DNA-binding protein, with the protein product MNVAMLTGHLGANPEAKKLDSGTLLCRLSVATNKRWSDKDGERKERTDWHRVVAFGPLAENCLEYLSKGSHVAIQGELQTNSWQDEDGNNRRDVQVLAKSVEFLDKKDDAPAVDSDDVPEFDGDDIPF
- the tnpA gene encoding IS66 family insertion sequence element accessory protein TnpA — its product is MASPKRRGRPFWSSLVQKYEQSSDITQKEFAQKYGVRTDTFRSWLYRLRREEASTAGPSAPRFIEVDTSQVDPSPQQVTLELGELRLHLTALPDPGWLAELAALKEASSC
- the tnpB gene encoding IS66 family insertion sequence element accessory protein TnpB (TnpB, as the term is used for proteins encoded by IS66 family insertion elements, is considered an accessory protein, since TnpC, encoded by a neighboring gene, is a DDE family transposase.), which codes for MLTLPRGVRIYLAREPVDMRKGIDGLSALVRQFGEDVFSGHLFVFISKRGDRLKILTWDTGGFVVFYKRLEKGTFKRPKIAAADATLRLDAAQLTLLLEGIDFSRLRRPKLWQPPETRNAS